The region CGTTGTAGCCCGCCGAACAGCGCCCGCCGGTCGAGAACATCGGCAGGGCGGCGTTGAGCCGTGTGGTGAACGTGCCCTCGGTCCGCTCCATGCGGACCGAACTGCCCATGCTCGCGGCGAGCTTCTTCATCCGGGACCAGTCGGAGGCGGACACGGTGCGGTCGGCCTGCACCACCACCTCGTTGTGGACGTAGTCCATGGCCCAGGCGGTGCCCGCGACGCGTGGCGCCGCCTTCAGCGCCTTCGTCACGGAATTGAGGTCCTCCATGCTGTGGCTCACGACCTTGGGTCGGGCGCCCGCCTTCTGCACCTCGGCCGCCGCGGCCGAGTCGGTCACCGCGACGACAGGGTGCCCGTCGGCAGCGATCCAACTGCCCGCCGTACGCGAGGTGCCGAGGGTCGACACCAGACCCGCGCCCTTGCCCGCGGCGGCCAGGGTGGCGCTCTGGGGAGCACGTGACGCGGCGGACGGCTCGCTCGCCATGGCGTGCGTCACCATCAACCCTCCGCAGAGGACCCCGCCGACGGCAGCGAGTCGCGCCCCCCGTCGGACGATCCGTCGTCGTGCGTGCCTCATGCATGGGCTCCCGAAGCCGTACGGTGCGGCGTCGACGCCGCCGGGGCTGCGGTCGTGAGCCCTCCTTCCATACGTACGCCCGTGCCCTCGTGTTCACCCCCGGCCGTTCTCCGGTTCAGGGTTTGCGGCCCACCCCGCCGAACATGGCCACTTCCGCCGATTCGTCCCCGTCCGTCGGCTGCGGACGCCAGCGCGAACAGGAGACGACACCGGGCTCCAGGAGATCGAGACCGTCGAAGAACCGGGCGACCGCCTCCGGAGTGCGCTGGGTGATGCAGGGCGTGCCGTGCTGGTTCCAGTAGGAGACGGCGGCGTCCACGTCAGACATCGCCGGGCTGGTGATCGTGTGCGAGAGGACCAGATGGCTCCCCGAGGGCAACCCCTCCAGCAGTCGGCGCACGATGTCGTACGCCTCCGCGTCGTCGTCGATGAAGATGACGACCCCGAGCAGCATCAGCCCGACCGGCTCGCTCAAGTCCAGGGTCCTCGCGGCGCGTTCGAGGATGGCGTCCACATTGCGGAGGTCCTCGTCGAGATGGTCGGTGCGGCCCTCGGGGGTGCTGGTGAGCAGGGCGCGGGCGTGCGCCAGGACCAGCGGGTCGTTGTCGACGTAGACGATCCGGGCGTCCGGCGCGAGCCGCTGCGCCACCTCGTGCGTGTTGTCCGCGGTCGGCAGGCCGGTGCCGATGTCGAGGAACTGGCGTATTCCGCACGCGGTGACCAGATGGCGTACGGCGCGTCCCAGGAACAGCCGGTCCGCCCGCGCGTAGTCGCCGATGCCCGGGTGCAGTTGGCGGATCCGCTCCCCGGCCGCCCGGTCGACCTCGTAGTAGTCGCCGCCGCCGAGCCAGTAGTTCCAGATCCGGGCCGTGTGCGGGCGGGTCGTGATGATCCGGCTGAGCACCCCCTCGGCGGGGAGCTGCGAGGCGGCCGGGTTCTCGGGCACGGAATCAGCTCCTGGGCATTTCCTGCGATGACGTGTCGACCGGCAATGTAGGCGTCAACAAGCCAACGGGAAAGGGAAGTTGTCACTCTCCTGTCAGCCGTACCGGTGGCAACCCCGGGGCCTGCCATGATGGGCCCATGCGCGTGCTGATGCCGGTACCCGACCGCGACTTCGACGTCACCGAAGTGGCCGTTCCCTGGCGGATCCTCACCGACGCGGGGCACGAGGTGGTGCTCGCCACCGAGCGCGCGGGCACCCGGCCGGCGGCGGACCCACGGCTGCTGAGGGGGGTGCTCTTCGGACAACTGGGCGCCGCCGAGGAACCCCGGCGGTTCTACGAGCAGTTCACGAAGTCACCGGAGTTCACCTCCACCGTCTCCTGGGCCGAGGTCGACATCGAGCAGTACGACGGCCTGTTGCTGCCCGGCGGACACGCACCCGGCATGCGGCAGTACCTCGGCTCGACGGCGCTTCACCAGCAGATCGCCCGCTTCTGGGCCCTCGGGCGGCCCGTCGGCGCGATCTGCCACGGCGTCCTGGTGCTCGCCCGCGCCCGCGACCTCACCACCGGCCGGAGCGTCCTGGCCGACCGGCGCACGACCTGCCTGCCCACATACATGGAACGCACGGCCTACTTCATCACCGCCTGGCGCCTCGGCCGCTACTACCGCACCTACCCCGCGTACGTCGAGGACGAGGTCAGGGCGGCCCTCGCCGACCCGGGAAAGCAGTTCGTACGAGGCCCCCGCACCCTGACCCGGCGCGGCACCGCCACCGACGACACGGACGCGTTCGTCGTCGAGGACGGCCGCTATCTCTCGGCCCGCTGGCCGGGTGACGCCTACCTCTTCGCCCGCCGCTACCTCGCCCTCCTGAACGGCCCCGCGTCCGCGGCATGATCCGCCGGACGGGCCCTAACGGCTCAGGCGGGCGGCGACCTCCTCCGGCGTCAGGTACTTGTCGGTGTGCTCGAATTCCCGCAGGGTCCCCTTCCGGTCGGCGAGGAAGCCGGTGCGCACGAAGTCGTCGCCCGCGACCGCGTTGAGGAACCAGTTGGCGGCCGTACGGAACCGTGCCGTGCCCGTGCGCAGCGCGTACAGGTGGTATCCACGGGCCACGACCTGTGCGGCCACGCCCTTGAGACCGATACCTAGCGGCTTGGACACCGCCTCGTGGCCGCCGAGGTCGACGACCAGGCCGAGGTCCTTGTGCTTGTACGGCGTCATGGGCAGTCCCTGCAGCAGCGCCGCCAGGTTCTTCGCCGCGTGCCGGCCCTGCCGGGCGGCGTGCTGGGCAGTCGGCGGACAGTAGGAACCGTCGGCCCTGGCCAGGTCGGGCACGGCGGCCGCGTCGCCCAGCGCGAACACCCCGTCCAGGCCCGGCACCTTGAAGTCCGGCTCGGTGAGGACCCGGCCGCGTACGGTCTCCGCGCCCAGCGAGTCGACCAGCGGACTCGCCGCGACACCGGCCGTCCACACCAGTGTCCGTGACGGCAGTACCCGGCCGTCCGTGAGGGTGATCTTGCCTTCCGTGACCGAGGCGACGGTCGTCTTGAGGGAGATCTCCAGTCCGCGCTCGCTCAGCAGGCGCAGCGCACTCGCCCCGAGCTTGTCACCGAGCTCCGGGAGCAGCTTGGGGGCGACGTCCACCAGGTGCCACTTGATGAGCCCGGGATCCAGGCGCGGGTGGTAGCGCTTCGACGCGGCGGTGGTCAGTCGCTGCAGACAGGCCGCGGTCTCGGCGCCCGCGTATCCGCCGCCGACCACGACGAACTGCAGTCGTGCCGCCCGCTCGTCCTCGTCCGACGTGGCCGCGGCCAGGTCGAGTTGGGCGATCACATGGTCACGCAGATACACCGCCTGGGCGAGCGTCTTCATCCCGCGCGCCTCGTCGAGGAGACCGGGGATGTCGAAGGTGCGGGTCACGCTGCCGGGCGTGAGCAGCAAGTAGTCGTACGACAGATCGACGAGCTCCCCCGTGATCTTGCGTACGACGCACCTCTTGGACGCGGGATCCACGCCGATCACCCCGCCCGGCAGGAACGTCGTGCGGCGCAGGATCCGGCGCAGTGAGGGGGCCACGGACTGCGGGGTGACGACTCCGGCGGCGACGTGCGGCAGCAGTGGCAGATAGAGCTGGTAGTCGGTGGGGCTGACCAGGGTGATCCGGGCGTCACCCGGCTGAAGGGCGTGCTCGAGTCCGCGTGCGCACTCGACGCCGGCGAACCCGCCGCCGACGATCACGATGTTCGGTGCGTCCATCCCAGCTACCTCTCTCCGTGTGTCAGACATCGTGGCCCGCCACCCGTCAGCCCAGGCTCACACGGGATGGCACCAAGTGCCACCCCGCGTCGGAGGGGAGGGCGGCGGCCGCGAGTTCTTCTACCGATCAGTAACTTCGTCTTCCCTTCTTGTACATCCTTAGGCACGATCATCTGTCCAGCGGCGATGGTCGAGGCACCTCGCCGCTCCGACATGAAAAGGGGACGAGCATGACAGGACGCGGTGTGGGGCGCCGGATCGGCGCGGTCTCGGCGGTCGTGGCACTGGGCATCGGGGGGACGGTCACCGCTGCGGGGACCGCCGCCGCGGCTCCGGCCCAGACGGTGGTGAGCGCGACGGCGACGACGGCCGCGGTCGACTACGCCACCTGGCAGAGCGACGTCAAGGCGGTCATCGACCAAGCAAAGCCCTACGTCGAGCAGCGCACCGCGAACGCCGCCGGGCAGAAGCTGGCCCTCGTCTTCGACATCGACAACACCACGCTGGAGACGGATTTCCACCCGTGGTACGAACTGCCGACCCCGGCGGTCAAGCCCTCGCTCGACCTCGCCCGCTACGCGCGCTCCCGCGGCGTCGACATCTTCTTCATCAGCGCACGTCCGGGCATCATCTCCTCCCTGACGCAGTGGAACCTGACGACCGTCGGCTACCCGGTCTCCGGTCTCTACACGCGCGACCTGCCCGATCTGTTCGAAGAGGTCAGCGCCTACAAGACCAGCAAGCGCGCGGAGATCGAGTCGCGGGGCTACACGATCATCGCCAACGTCGGCAACAACGACTCCGACCTCGTCGGCGGTCACGCCGAGCGCACGTTCAAGCTGCCGGACTACAACGGCCAGCTGTCCTGAACGGGCGGCCTGGACTCCCAGCCGTGACTGCTTAGACTCCCCGCATGGACGAGACGAAACTGGACGCGCTCGCTTCAGGGAAGTTCCTGCTGATCACGAGCTACCGCAAAAACGGTACGGGGGTGGCGACGCCCGTGTGGGTGGTCCGGGACGGTGCGGCCCTCGGCGCCTGGACCAGTGCGGACTCCTGGAAGGTGAAGCGGATCCGCAACCGGGCCGACGTCCTGGTGGGTCCGTGCGACGCGCGCGGCAAGCCGACCGGTGAGCAGGTCCCCGCCACGGCGGAGATTCTCGACCCGGCCGCCACCGCGCGCTACCGCCGACTGATCGCCGGCAAGTACGGCATCCTCGGCCGTCTCACCCTCTTCGGCAGCCGTCTGCGGCGGGGCACGGACGGCACGGTCGGGATTCGCATCTCCCTGACCACGTGAGGAGGGGGTGAGAGCCCGGCCACCGCCGGGCTCTCACCCCTGGTCGTCGTCCCGAGGACGGGACAACTCACCTGTACGGGCGGGAAGTTCACGTAGAACTTCGGCCCCTCGTCCGAGGGCCGCTCCTCAGGGGGTTTCGTAGCCGGTCCAGGCATGGAGCTTGTCGGGGTTGACGACCATCCACACGTCGGTGACCAGACCCTCGTGGATGTCCAGGGCGACGACGGCGATCGTGGTACCGGCGATGCGGACGCTGACGCCGGGGGTGCCGTTGACGTCCTCCTCGACGAGTTCGACCCCGGGTTCGTTCCGCATGAGGCCGAGGAAGAGGCGGGCGACCTTGTCCCGGCCGACGACCGGTCGCAAGGCGGCGCGGACCCTGCCGCCTCCGTCGCTGCGCGACTCGACGGCGGGGTCGAGGAGCGCGACGAGGGTGTCGAGGTCGCCGGTCTGACAGGCGTGGCGGAACGCGGTGACGATCTGCCGGTGCTCTTGTGCGGTGCTGCCGCCGGTACGTCGGTCGGCGATGCGTCGACGGGCGGAGGAGGCGAGCTGGCGGCAGGCGGCGGGGGTGCGGCCCACGGTGTCGGCAATCTCGGTGAACGGCATGCCGAAGATGTCGTGGAGGACGAAGGCCACGCGCTCCGCGGGAGTGAACGAGTCCAGGACCACCAGCATGCCCATGCTGACCGACTCGTCGAGGGTGATCCGGTCGGCCGGATCGGCCCCGCCCTCATCGCCCGTACTGGTCCATGTGGCACTGTGCCGGACGGGCTCGGGCAGCCACTCACCGGTGTAGTGCTCGCGGCGGACGCGGGCCGAGGTGAGGTGGTCGAGGCAGATCCGGGAGGCGACCCGCGTCAGCCAGGCCAACGGCGCGCCGATCGCCCGCTGTTCCTCCTCGGGCAGGCTGTACCAGCGGGCGTAGGTCTCCTGGACCACGTCCTCGGCGTCCTGCAGGGATCCGAGCATGCGGTAGCCGAGGTTGAGCAGACGGCGGCGTTCGGCCATGAGCGTGCCGAGGGTGGGGTCCTCGGCGGGTCCCGGGGGTGTGGACACGGGGCCGTCATCCTCCCTGATGGGCGTGGTGAGCGGTGTGGTGGGTGAGCCATTCGTCGAAGGTCTGGCTGCCGCGGGGGCCGGGTCCGGTCGGGAGCAGGCCGTCGCCGGTCATGGCCGTGCCGGTGGCACCGGGCATTTTCACGGGCAGCAGCAGCCGGCGCTGGTGACGGGCCCGCAGCAGCCGGCCTGTCATGTCGACGACCTGTTCGACACGGGGTCCGGCGAGTTCGGGGGCCATGCCCCGCGCCGGGGCGGAGACGAGTCGTACGAGGTGATGGGCGACCTCACGGGCGGCGACGGGCTGGCTCCGCATCCGGGGTACCACCGCGAGGGGTCCCGGGACGCGGTCGAGGGTCTGCTGGGCGAACTCGTGGAACTGGGTGGCGCGCAGCACCGTCCACGGCGTCCGCCCGCTCTTGAGCACGTCTTCCTGGCGCAGTTTTCCCTGGTAGTAGCCGAGGCCGACCCGGTCGATCCCGACGATCGACAGCAGGACGTGGTGGCGAACCCCAGCCTGTTCACCGGCGTCCTGGAGGGTGTGGGCGACGCGGTCGAAGAACGCGATGGCTTTCTTGGCGCTCGTGGTCGTCACGTTGGTGACGTCGACGACCGCGTCCACGCCGGCCAGGGCCGCGTCGAGTCCGGTGCCGGTCACGAGGTCCACACCCGTGGAGCGGGCCACTACCACCGGGTGGTGCCCGGCCGCCGTGAGCTCCTCGACCACATGCCGTCCCACCAGTCCGGTTCCGCCTGCCACTGCCACCCGCATACCAGGCTCCTGCTTCGCGCTCACGCCGGCGGTGTCGCCGTTGTCGCCGTTGTGGGTCATCGTGTGCGGTCCTGTCGTGCGGGGAGGGCGGGGAGGGCGGGGAGCAGCAGCAGGGCCGCGAGCAGGATGAGTGCGGCGAGGAAGACTACGTTGAGGATCTGGTCGCGTGTGTTGTACATGTCGAGATGCTGGACGTGGTAGCTGAAGTGCAGCACGTTGAAGAGCAACCACACGGCACCTGTTGTCTGGACCAGCCGGGTGTTGTGTACGGAGCGCAGGGCGATGACGGTCAGGACGGCCAGGGCCAGGAACATGGCTCCGGCGTCCTTGGTGAGGTGTTCGTTGTAGGGGCCCAGCTGGGGCAGCCAGCTCAGTCCGAGGCCGGGGAAGTTCGCGTACCAGCTCGTCGGGGAGCAGTAGGCCCAGATGCCTGTGTACAGCCCGGTCACGGCCAGGAGGCCGAGACTGGCGTACCTGATTTTCGAGTTCATACCTCTATGACGAGACAGCCCCCTCGAATGTGAGGCGGGTTGCCCCGACCGTGTGAGGCGGGCCGGCGGCGACCGCCCAGGCCATGGCCCGGCCGTACCGCGTTGAACAACCAAGCCGAGGCCATGACTTCATTCGGTGCTGTCAGGTCATGGACAAATCTTCAATCAAGCGTCTCCCGGTCCGGTCAAAGGGTCTACCCGCATAGACGCTCCCGATGCTGTCATGCGCACGACCGCCCGGAACTCCTGCCGGGCACCACATCGGGAGACCCCCACGATGTCCCGCATAACCCGCCCCCTCGTCACCTCTCTGTCCGCCCTCGCCCTCGCCGCCGCCGGGATGACCGTCGCCACCGGCAGCGCCCACGCCGCGACGTGCAGCCAGGCGTACCTTCCCCTGCCGGACCCCAGCTGCCAGCCCGGCGCCCTCAACCCGGACGTCTCCCAGTCCACCATCGACTCCACGATCTGTGTCTCCGGCTGGACCGCGACCGTACGGCCCTCCAGCTCGTACACCACCGCCCTCAA is a window of Streptomyces sp. NBC_00271 DNA encoding:
- a CDS encoding SAM-dependent methyltransferase, whose amino-acid sequence is MPENPAASQLPAEGVLSRIITTRPHTARIWNYWLGGGDYYEVDRAAGERIRQLHPGIGDYARADRLFLGRAVRHLVTACGIRQFLDIGTGLPTADNTHEVAQRLAPDARIVYVDNDPLVLAHARALLTSTPEGRTDHLDEDLRNVDAILERAARTLDLSEPVGLMLLGVVIFIDDDAEAYDIVRRLLEGLPSGSHLVLSHTITSPAMSDVDAAVSYWNQHGTPCITQRTPEAVARFFDGLDLLEPGVVSCSRWRPQPTDGDESAEVAMFGGVGRKP
- a CDS encoding HAD family acid phosphatase; translated protein: MTGRGVGRRIGAVSAVVALGIGGTVTAAGTAAAAPAQTVVSATATTAAVDYATWQSDVKAVIDQAKPYVEQRTANAAGQKLALVFDIDNTTLETDFHPWYELPTPAVKPSLDLARYARSRGVDIFFISARPGIISSLTQWNLTTVGYPVSGLYTRDLPDLFEEVSAYKTSKRAEIESRGYTIIANVGNNDSDLVGGHAERTFKLPDYNGQLS
- a CDS encoding type 1 glutamine amidotransferase domain-containing protein, with the protein product MRVLMPVPDRDFDVTEVAVPWRILTDAGHEVVLATERAGTRPAADPRLLRGVLFGQLGAAEEPRRFYEQFTKSPEFTSTVSWAEVDIEQYDGLLLPGGHAPGMRQYLGSTALHQQIARFWALGRPVGAICHGVLVLARARDLTTGRSVLADRRTTCLPTYMERTAYFITAWRLGRYYRTYPAYVEDEVRAALADPGKQFVRGPRTLTRRGTATDDTDAFVVEDGRYLSARWPGDAYLFARRYLALLNGPASAA
- the sigJ gene encoding RNA polymerase sigma factor SigJ, which translates into the protein MSTPPGPAEDPTLGTLMAERRRLLNLGYRMLGSLQDAEDVVQETYARWYSLPEEEQRAIGAPLAWLTRVASRICLDHLTSARVRREHYTGEWLPEPVRHSATWTSTGDEGGADPADRITLDESVSMGMLVVLDSFTPAERVAFVLHDIFGMPFTEIADTVGRTPAACRQLASSARRRIADRRTGGSTAQEHRQIVTAFRHACQTGDLDTLVALLDPAVESRSDGGGRVRAALRPVVGRDKVARLFLGLMRNEPGVELVEEDVNGTPGVSVRIAGTTIAVVALDIHEGLVTDVWMVVNPDKLHAWTGYETP
- a CDS encoding NAD(P)/FAD-dependent oxidoreductase; the encoded protein is MDAPNIVIVGGGFAGVECARGLEHALQPGDARITLVSPTDYQLYLPLLPHVAAGVVTPQSVAPSLRRILRRTTFLPGGVIGVDPASKRCVVRKITGELVDLSYDYLLLTPGSVTRTFDIPGLLDEARGMKTLAQAVYLRDHVIAQLDLAAATSDEDERAARLQFVVVGGGYAGAETAACLQRLTTAASKRYHPRLDPGLIKWHLVDVAPKLLPELGDKLGASALRLLSERGLEISLKTTVASVTEGKITLTDGRVLPSRTLVWTAGVAASPLVDSLGAETVRGRVLTEPDFKVPGLDGVFALGDAAAVPDLARADGSYCPPTAQHAARQGRHAAKNLAALLQGLPMTPYKHKDLGLVVDLGGHEAVSKPLGIGLKGVAAQVVARGYHLYALRTGTARFRTAANWFLNAVAGDDFVRTGFLADRKGTLREFEHTDKYLTPEEVAARLSR
- a CDS encoding SDR family oxidoreductase: MTHNGDNGDTAGVSAKQEPGMRVAVAGGTGLVGRHVVEELTAAGHHPVVVARSTGVDLVTGTGLDAALAGVDAVVDVTNVTTTSAKKAIAFFDRVAHTLQDAGEQAGVRHHVLLSIVGIDRVGLGYYQGKLRQEDVLKSGRTPWTVLRATQFHEFAQQTLDRVPGPLAVVPRMRSQPVAAREVAHHLVRLVSAPARGMAPELAGPRVEQVVDMTGRLLRARHQRRLLLPVKMPGATGTAMTGDGLLPTGPGPRGSQTFDEWLTHHTAHHAHQGG
- a CDS encoding PPOX class F420-dependent oxidoreductase — its product is MDETKLDALASGKFLLITSYRKNGTGVATPVWVVRDGAALGAWTSADSWKVKRIRNRADVLVGPCDARGKPTGEQVPATAEILDPAATARYRRLIAGKYGILGRLTLFGSRLRRGTDGTVGIRISLTT